A genomic region of Xiphophorus couchianus chromosome 18, X_couchianus-1.0, whole genome shotgun sequence contains the following coding sequences:
- the LOC114133584 gene encoding caspase-1-like — protein MAGLVLQKVKYRFVHKVSREVLRCLVDLLLEDQVLNGEEEDIICEGRYSRAGQARRLIDYVIRQGERASTRLIDHLQNIDPVLHKALGLSSDQPGLSVQSTPSVPTVEDFLKTIRTNPEVYPVTQTSLKNRVALLITNFKFSDKSMNRRGAEKDKKNMEKLLSNLGYEVVKYTNLTGKAIDEALIYFTKHPKLKHTDSVFVVLMSHGKLGKILGVDWKEDKPDEFPINNIFKHLGSKSCPELRDKPKVIIIQACRGEHSAGYYVLQSEDHAADMLHHLILEKDFICFSSCVPDTVSYRQRDRRSLLIQNIVEAFSPKSYQEDICGLFEKIEMATHCYLFDEQRMSKITRNTLTKHFYPLTGIRKISVFVKEDKDTVTDAFSESEGSSYGTSTKVSSHEKEEQEEEEEDEEDEQEEEDEESAHAFKFCCEKCKSITQTHGTKLVTPQRISNGRFQMQLEGEGSYECSVTGLVFEASESVLVRYSVLSWSKFGSFLPNSWKFAGPIFDIDTVNKECSHPSTSPTLFA, from the exons ATGGCAG GTTTGGTacttcagaaagtgaaatatcGATTTGTGCACAAGGTGTCCAGAGAAGTACTTCGTTGTCTCGTGGACCTCCTTTTAGAAGACCAGGTTTTGAATGGAGAAGAAGAGGATATAATATGTGAGGGAAGGTATAGTAGGGCCGGTCAGGCACGTCGTCTCATTGACTATGTGATCAGACAAGGAGAAAGAGCCAGCACAAGGCTGATTGATCACCTACAGAACATAGACCCAGTTCTTCACAAAGCTCTGGGTCTGTCCAGTGATCAACCTGGTCTGTCAG tccAATCAACTCCATCTGTGCCAACTGTGGAAGACTTCTTGAAAACCATAAGGACTAACCCAGAG GTCTATCCTGTGACACAAACTTCCTTGAAGAACCGCGTAGCTCTGCTGATCACTAATTTCAAGTTTTCTGATAAATCAATGAACAGAAGGGGAGCAGAGAAAGACAAGAAGAACATGGAGAAACTGCTTTCTAATCTGGGATATGAGGTGGTGAAATACACAAACCTCACTGGAAAG GCGATTGATGAGGCTTTAATTTACTTCACTAAACATCCCAAACTAAAACACACTGACAGTGTGTTTGTGGTTCTCATGTCTCATGGGAAGCTGGGGAAAATTCTTGGGGTTGACTGGAAAGAGGACAAACCAGATGAATTTCCAATcaacaacattttcaaacactTGGGCTCCAAGAGTTGTCCAGAGCTAAGAGATAAACCAAAGGTCATCATCATTCAGGCCTGCAGAGGAG AACACAGTGCAGGTTATTATGTTCTACAATCTGAGGACCATGCAGCAGACATGCTTCATCATTTAATTTTGGAAAAAGACTTCATTTGCTTTTCATCTTGTGTTCCTG ACACTGTGTCGTACAGACAACGAGATCGTAGGTCTCTCCTCATCCAGAACATTGTGGAGGCTTTTAGTCCAAAGTCGTATCAGGAAGATATTTGTGGGCTTTTTGAGAAGATAGAAATG GCGACACACTGTTACTTATTTGATGAACAAAGGATGTCAAAGATTACTAGAAACACACTGACAAAGCATTTTTACCCCTTAACAGGAATCAG aaaaataagtGTCTTTGTGAAGGAAGAcaaag ACACAGTTACAGATGCATTCTCAGAAAGTGAGGGCAGTAGCTATG gAACATCCACTAAGGTCAGCTCACacgagaaggag gagcaggaggaagaagaggaggatgaagaagatgagcaggaggaggaagatgaagagtcTG ctcACGCATTCAAGTTctgctgtgaaaaatgtaaaagcatcACTCAG ACCCACGGCACAAAGCTTGTTACTCCCCAGAGGATTTCAAACGGACGTTTCCA AATGCAGCTGGAAGGAGAAGGCTCATACGAGTGTTCGGTCACCGGTCTGGTTTTTGAAGCAAGCGAGTCGGTTCTGGTGCGGTATTCGGTCTTATCCTGGTCCAAGTTTGGCTCGTTCTTACCCAACTCCTGGAAATTTGCCGGACCAATCTTCGACATCGACACTGTCAACAAGGAGTGCTCACATCCATCCACCTCGCCCACTCTGTTTGCTTAG
- the LOC114133595 gene encoding uncharacterized protein LOC114133595: MVMIYKQLNTNNNIFHVYLVLNNVSAIKDICEQVQSYPNKYVRVTKSSMCRLVEGIFRFSSKPEGVVRPQELEFTLAEIAVIGFFEVFFDKQPPFEWSLRKRRTDEVVWSATIRADDWQAAIKENPRKRARCDDELRANSHRGQDLSEKQLLQVANKFGSEWKEAAIYLDLLSKDLDDILEKEKDVTMQKHRMLVMWKNRRRKGEATASALLESLKDMDKLSTYVRDILQDLMTADDERMDE; encoded by the exons ATGGTTATGATCTACAAACAGCTGAACACCAACAACAACATCTTCCATGTGTACCTGGTCCTAAATAACGTCTCTGCCATTAAA GATATATGCGAACAGGTTCAGAGCTACCCGAATAAATACGTCAGGGTGACTAAATCCTCCATGTGCAGACTGGTTGAGGGGATATTTCGCTTTTCCAGTAAGCCGGAGGGAGTGGTCAGACCTCAG GAGCTGGAATTTACACTAGCTGAGATAGCGGTAATAGGCTTTTTCGAGGTCTTCTTTGACAAGCAGCCTCCGTTTGAATGGTCTCTAAGAAAGAGGAGAACGGATGAGGTCGTCTGGTCTGCCACCATCAGAGCAG acGACTGGCAAGctgcaataaaagaaaacccaaGGAAAAGAGCCAGAT GTGACG ATGAATTGAGAGCAAATAGCCACCGGGGTCAGGACCTGTCAGAGAAGCAGCTCCTGCAGGTCGCCAATAAGTTTGGGTCAGAGTGGAAGGAGGCAGCCATCTACTTAGACTTACTGAGCAAAGATCTGGATGACATCCTGGAGAAAGAGAAGGATGTGACCATGCAGAAGCATAGGATGCTGGTAATGTGGAAGAACAGAAGGAGGAAAGGAGAAGCTACTGCGTCTGCCCTGTTGGAAAGTTTGAAAGATATGGATAAGTTGTCCACTTACGTTCGCGACATTCTGCAAG ATTTAATGACGGCAGACGATGAACGCATGGACGAATAa